In Kwoniella shivajii chromosome 9, complete sequence, one genomic interval encodes:
- a CDS encoding asparagine-tRNA ligase produces the protein MAESTQPTIAEQAQDVASKLATTVAETLNFGDKVKDDIRSDLPVLYIDEKAGSDSTGSGAELSPFATPLTAYQSIKPSTESDPNPSSVATFLVRKADSVERNEWVEISASAKKKLVKSIGGWRKSEAKLAAEGDRLAKEKAAQEEKEKKRREEAKSIILVDDPSKESKKTKIYAVPELVGTRVRIQGWVHRFRPQKTNYFIVVRDGTAMLQCILTGDAIKTIDALDLTTESTVELVGTIEKVKEGQTAPGGVELMVDYWKIIGKAPGGSEAFEGRLSVDTDASIRADLRHLELRGETATSVMRVRALLLRAFRDSFYKRKITEVTPPCMVQTSVEGGSTLFEFDYYGAPAYLTQSSQLYLETVLPSLGDVYCIQESFRAEKSLTRRHLSEYTHLEAELVFIQFKDLLDHLEDMICEVVDTLLADPVSAEIIKTLNPEFTPPSRPFMRMDYRDAIKYLSEHGIKKEDGEDHVVGDDIAEAAERKMTDQINRPIMLIHFPKLLKAFYMQPLGEAPDFTESVDVLMPNVGEVVGGSMRITDYDTLMAAYKREGIPSDPYYWFTDQRKYGTTEHGGYGLGVERFLAWLLNRWTVRECSLYPRWMGRATP, from the exons ATGGCTGAATCAACTCAACCTACCATAgctgaacaagctcaagacGTAGCATCAAAGCTCGCTACTACAGTCGCTGAAACCCTCAACTTCGGAGACAAAGTCAAGGATGATATTCGATCTG atcttcctgttctttaCATTGATGAGAAAGCAGGATCAGATTCAACTGGTTCAGGAGCAGAATTATCACCCTTTGCAACTCCTTTAACAGcatatcaatccatcaaaccTTCCACCGAATCCGACCCTAACCCATCATCAGTAGCGACCTTCTTAGTGAGAAAAGCTGACTCAGTAGAGAGAAACGAATGGGTCGAAATCTCCGCTTCTGCCAAGAAAAAGCTCGTAAAGTCAATTGGGGGTTGGAGAAAATCAGAAGCTAAATtagctgctgaaggtgaCAGGTTAGCTAAAGAaaaagctgctcaagaggaaaaagagaaaaaaagaagggaagaagctaAATCTATTATATTGGTTGATGATCCTTCCAAAGAATCAAAAAAG ACCAAAATCTATGCCGTTCCTGAATTAGTTGGTACACGAGTTAGAATCCAAGGTTGGGTTCACAGATTCCGACCTCAAAAGACCAACtatttcatcgttgtcaGAGACGGTACAGCTATGCTTCAATGTATCCTCACCGGTGACGCCATTAAAACGATAGATGCTTTGGATCTCACAACAGAGAGTACTGTAGAGCTTGTTGGTACCATCGAGAAAGTAAAAGAAGGTCAAACTGCTCCTGGTGGAGTGGAATTGATGGTGGATTATTGGAAGATCATTGGTAAAGCTCCCGGTGGATCCGAAGCTTTTGAAGGTAGACTATCAGTT GACACCGACGCATCCATTCGAGCTGATTTGAGACACCTTGAATTACGTGGAGAAACAGCAACTTCAGTAATGAGAGTTCGTGCATTACTTTTACGAGCGTTCAGAGATTCATTCTACAAGAGGAAAATCACAGAAGTCACTCCACCATGTATGGTTCAAACTTCAGTCGAAGGTGGATCAACTTTGTTCGAATTTGATTATTATGGTGCTCCAGCATATCTAACTCAATCGAGTCAACTTTATTTGGAAACTGTTTTACCGTCTTTGGGTGATGTTTACTGTATTCAGGAGAGTTTCAGAGCTGAGAAATCTTTAACCAGAAG ACATCTTTCTGAATACACTCATCTCGAAGCAGAATTAGTGTTCATCCAGTTCAAGGATCTTTTGGACCATCTTGAGGatatg ATCTGTGAAGTAGTGGACACTCTTCTTGCCGATCCCGTTTCAgccgaaatcatcaaaacacTCAACCCAGAATTCACGCCACCTTCTCGACCATTTATGAGAATGGATTATCGAGATGCCATCAAGTATCTGAGCGAACATGGAATCAAAAAAGAAGACGGAGAAGATCATGTCGTAGGAGACGATATCGCCGAAGCagcagaaaggaaaatgactgatcaaatcaatcgTCCAATAATGTTAATCCATTTCCCTAAATTACTCAAGGCGTTCTACATGCAACCATTAGGTGAAGCTCCAGACTTCACTGAATCAGTAGATGTCTTGATGCCAAACGTTGGTGAAGTAGTTGGTGGTTCAATGAGAATAACAGATTATGATACTTTAATGGCTGCCTACAAAAGAGAAGGTATCCCATCAGATCCTTATTACTGGTTCACAGATCAAAGAAAATACGGTACAACCGAACACGGTGGTTATGGTTTAGGTGTagag CGATTCCTCGCTTGGTTACTCAACAGATGGACCGTTAGAGAGTGTTCACTCTATCCCCGATGGATGGGCAGAGCTACTCCTTAG